In Aedes albopictus strain Foshan chromosome 3, AalbF5, whole genome shotgun sequence, the genomic window GTGAATGTGTTGAATGGATTACGCTTGCAAAACAAAGTGCTGAAAGTGTCGTTTGCCAGACCAAGTTCAGAAGGAATCAAGGGAGCTAATCTTTACATTTCCGGTCTGCCAAAAACCATCACACAAGAGGAATTGGAAATTATTTTCAGACCGTACGGTGAAATAATTACCAGTCGTGTGTTGGTTCAGGAAGGCAACGACAAACCAAAAGGAGTAGGATTTATTCGTTTTGATCAACGTAAAGAAGCTGAACGTGCTATTGCAGCTTTAAATGGAACCACACCGAAAGGTTTGACAGATCCAATCACGGTCAAGTTCTCGAATACCCCTGGACAAAATACGGCCGCCAAAATAGTGCAACCTGCTTTGCCAACCTTCCTGAATCCACAACTGACCCGCCGATTGGGAGCCATTCACCATCCAATTAACAAAGGATTGGCTCGCTTTTCACCGATGGGAGGAGAGGTGCTGGACATGATGCTGCCGACTGCGCCCACTACGGGAATCGGCGCAATCGCACCGTCTGGTGGTTGGAGCATCTTCATCTACAACCTGGCGCCAGAAACCGAGGAAAACACCCTGTGGCAACTGTTTGGCCCATTCGGCGCCGTGCAGAACGTGAAAGTCATCAAAGATTCGGCAACGAACCAGTGCAAGGGATACGGCTTCGTCACGATGACCAACTACGAGGAAGCAATGCTGGCGAT contains:
- the LOC109426343 gene encoding protein elav isoform X1: MTNKVLAAVQDLQKQNGESQNTAAAASGSETARTNLIVNYLPQTMTEEEIRSLFSSVGEVESVKLVRDKNVIYPGQPKGQSLGYGFVNFHRSQDAEQAVNVLNGLRLQNKVLKVSFARPSSEGIKGANLYISGLPKTITQEELEIIFRPYGEIITSRVLVQEGNDKPKGVGFIRFDQRKEAERAIAALNGTTPKGLTDPITVKFSNTPGQNTAAKIVQPALPTFLNPQLTRRLGAIHHPINKGLARFSPMGGEVLDMMLPTAPTTGIGAIAPSGGWSIFIYNLAPETEENTLWQLFGPFGAVQNVKVIKDSATNQCKGYGFVTMTNYEEAMLAIRSLNGYTLGQRVLQVSFKTNKANAEMADH
- the LOC109426343 gene encoding protein elav isoform X2, with protein sequence MTNKVLAAVQDLQKQNGESQNTAAAASGSETARTNLIVNYLPQTMTEEEIRSLFSSVGEVESVKLVRDKNVIYPGQPKGQSLGYGFVNFHRSQDAEQAVNVLNGLRLQNKVLKVSFARPSSEGIKGANLYISGLPKTITQEELEIIFRPYGEIITSRVLVQEGNDKPKGVGFIRFDQRKEAERAIAALNGTTPKGLTDPITVKFSNTPGQNTAAKIVQPALPTFLNPQLTRRLGAIHHPINKGLARFSPMGGEVLDMMLPTAPTTGIGAIAPSGGWSIFIYNLAPETEENTLWQLFGPFGAVQNVKVIKDSATNQCKGYGFVTMTNYEEAMLAIRSLNGYTLGQRVLQVSFKTNKAKIYVRKN